GGAAGTGGCCTGGTGGAGAAGTATGACCTACGCTTGGCCCAGCCCAACCGGGAGGCCATCCCCACGGGGGCTTTGCACACCTTGGAGCACCTTCTCGCGGGTTACCTTCGCGACCACCTGGAAGGGGTCATAGACCTTTCCCCCATGGGTTGCCGCACGGGGTTTTACCTGGTGGTGGAAGGCCCCTTGGAGGAGGAAAGGGTCCTGGTGGCCTTTGAGCGGGCCCTAAGGGATGTTCTCCTGCACGAGGGGCCCATTCCCGGGGCCAGCTTTAGGGAGTGCGGCAACTATCGCGATCACGACCTCCAAGGGGCAAAAGCCTGGGCGGGGAAGGTGCTGAGGGAGGGGCTGAAGGTTCAGGCCACCCTTCCCCTGGAGGAAAGGTGATCGCCTTCTTT
This region of Thermus neutrinimicus genomic DNA includes:
- a CDS encoding S-ribosylhomocysteine lyase, which codes for MAEVESFALDHTKVKAPYVRLAGRKTVGSGLVEKYDLRLAQPNREAIPTGALHTLEHLLAGYLRDHLEGVIDLSPMGCRTGFYLVVEGPLEEERVLVAFERALRDVLLHEGPIPGASFRECGNYRDHDLQGAKAWAGKVLREGLKVQATLPLEER